TCTTCAACACCATCCAGCCCTATATCAAGAACATCAACCTGTACCGGTGCCCAGGAGGCGTTCAAAGAACGACTAGCGCGACTTACGCGCCCTCCACGGGCCTTCCCGAGGGCCTGGAATCGATCACTTACACCTATAACGGGCTCCTAAATGGATACAGCTCGACGGCGATCACTACGCCAGCGGACCTGACCGTCTTCTGGCATGGGCACGGCAAGAGGACCCTCTACGGGCTCGGCTATGCCAGCCCCTGGTTGAACTGTAACGACGGGAACCAGCCCTGCCGGTACATCCCTTCTAAGTCGGGTTGCGACTTCAACATCAACGGCGAGACGGGCGGCTACACCACGCGAACGGGCGCAGGCACCGGGCACAAGACCGGCGTCAACATCTTTGCGGGCGGGATCATCCTGGCCTATGCGGACGGCCACGCGAAGTTCAAGAGGCTCTCGACCGGGACCCAGGACACGACGATGAGAACCGATCCCCGAAAGGAGCCATGGGCTCGCTACGACGTGTTCATGTCGCCTAGAGGAAGGTATTGGGACCAGTATTTCTGCCATCCCTATTTCTTCCGACCGGACTTTGACTTCTCGACCCCGGAGGCGGCCACCTATGTTGGCGGCGGTGCCGACCCGCTATGAGGATGCGCGCGCTTGCATTGTTGCTGGCAGTGGGCGCAAGCTTGCTGCTGGTGGGCTGCGGAGGGGGTGATTCCAGCGAGGACGACAAAAAGCTTCCGGGAAAGCCCAAGATCATCGAGACGCCGGATGGCACCGTCCCCCCCGGCGATAGCCGGACGGCGCCGAGCCAATCGGACGAAGCAAGAGGCTGAGCCTCGACGCACCAAGGCCGCGCGTGAAGGTCACTCCACGCGCGGCTTCTTGTTGTCATAATGGACTCGCCATGCCCATCTCCGTTGGTTCTCAAGCCCCCGATTTCACCCTCAAGACCAAGACCGCCGAGGGATTCGTCGACGTGACGCTGTCCTCGAACTACAGCAAGAAGAACACCCTCTTGCTGTTTGTTCCGGGCGCCTTCACAGGCCCTTGCACGGACGAGCTTTGCGGGATCGCCAGCGGACAGTTCCTCAAAACCGATGACAGCACGCAGGTTTACGGCATCAGCGTGGATGGGCCGCTGTCCCAGGAAGCTTGGGCCAAGGCCAGCGGCATCACCACGACGCTTCTCAGCGACTTTGGCAAGAAGGTCATCCACGACTACGGCGTGGTGCTGCCAGACTTTCTGGGAACCAATGGCGAGGCGGCGGCACGGGCCGCGTTTGTGGTGGACAAGGCGGGCATCGTTCGCTACGCCGAACAAACGGTGACGCCCCGCGATATGCCGAATTGGGACGCGATTCGGGAGTGTTTGTCTTCTTTGTGAGGCGCCCTAAACCCCATCCTCACCTGGCGTCGCGTCAACTGAATCCAGCTCGGCCTGAGTCCAGTTCCATTCAGGCGGTGGCCACACACCGACGATCTCACGCATGATAGCGGCGATTCCGTCGAGTTGCTCCGAGGTGAGTTCTGCGTCCTCGGCAAGGTAGAACTCGTAATCATCGGGTCCGTACGGTGCGGAGGCTTCGTGATCCACGTAACGGTTGGTCACGGCGACATCGATTGGAAGGTTCGCCTCGCGCAGGGCCAGCGTCAGTGTCTTCGCCAAAACCTCATCGTTCGTCTTGAAGAAGCGCTCAGAAGCCATCTGGTCACGCACTCCTAAACACACCCACCAGCCAAACCAGCAGCATCACGAACCCATAGATCGCGACGATCGCGACGATGAACGCCAAGAGATAGGTCGCGTAGCCCACCTCCGTCGCCTCATCTTTGAGCTCCATGTGCTCGATCTCGTCGGCCTCTTCTTCGCTGAAGCCGTCCGACCGGGACACCGACCGAATGATCTCCTTGATCGCGGGGTCTTGGGCGGCCTCCTCACTTTCTGCCCAGAATTCGAACGGCCCGCCGGGCTGGATGACGCCGACACCCGAGCCGCCAAGCTGCATCTTGACCGGGAGGCCGGCCTCCTCAAGGCGGCTCTCGATCAGCCGTGCTTGCACGGGGTTGAAGCTGGTGTGAACGCGAACACGGGGCATGAGCTTAGGGTTCTTCCGCAGAAAGTTCTGTGACATGGCCGTCAAGGTAAGCCATCGAATTGTAGCGCTTTGTCGATCCCCCCTTCGCAGGGTGCTCGCGAAGCGGATCCGGAAGGCTCAGTAAGGGGTCGCTTGCGTTCCGAGCGAGGTTGATAGAGTCATAGAGAAATGTCTGTGCTCGCGGCTCATTGACCTTCGCCAAAACCTGCAGGGACAACCGGCTATCGAAGGCGTATCCATAGGGCGGTTTGTTTGGGTCCGCGTTTGAACTCTGAACACCTGGGCAATGTTCTATCAGGATATTCTTGTGGTAGGGGCGAAATGCGTCCATCCACTCGTCCCGGAGCGGCAACCGATCGTCATAGTCCCCCGCGTACATGATGCCAGAAAGCGCTAGCTGCTTGAGGGTCGTAAGGCAGGTGGCCTTGCCATGCCCATCGACGGATGGTGCCGCGAAAACAACGGGCCACAGGATGAAACATACAAGGGCTAGGCTCAAGGCAATGACTCCAATTCCAGCCAACTTCTCTCCCACGTCATTTCCTCCGGCCGTAACCACATTATGGGCTGCGTCGCTGCCAGCTCCTGCGATCCGGGATTAGCGAGCCTCAGCTTTCGCGTGGCCGTCCAGGTACGCCGTCACGTTCTTCGTGCTGTTCCTGTGCCGAGGCGGGTTCGGGCGGCTGTTGACGAGATCAGAGGCGTTCTTGGCGAGGTTCGACGAGTCGTAGCAGAGGCGAGTCGTCTCGGGCTTCTTGAACGATGCGAGCTTCTTGTCGCTCAGGCGGGCGTTCATCGCGTACCCAAAGACGCTTCGGTTTGCTTCCCCGTCTTTCTTCAGCTGGGGGCAGCGGAAGATGGCGAACCTGTCCTCCTCACCGTTCGGCATGGTCCGCGAGGCGAGGTAGGGCTGAAGTTGGTCCATCCATCGGTCACGGTTGGGCAGAGTGCCGTCGTAGTCCTCGGAGTACATCAGCGCACCTTGGGCGATCTGCTTGAGGTTGCTCATGCAAGCGGATTGACGGCTCAATTCGGGTGAACCACATGCGCACGTTGGCCACAAGATGGCGCCCACAACAAACAGAAGCACGACTAGGCTAAGGACGAGCATGGGCTTGGCGATCATTTCGAAGCCTCCTCTATAGTCTACGACAACAAAAAAGCCCGCCTCGTTGGTTAACGAGACGGACTTTTTGCCCTGCTATGAGGTTCAGCTTGCATAAGCGCCGTCCTGCGCCGGCTTTTCGCCGGTGGCCGGCTTCTGGGCCTCCGCGAGGGCGCGTCGCGCCTGCAGCCAACGCTGCCGGGCGACGACCACCGGGTGGTCCTGGCCGAGGTGCTGGGTGACTCCGCGGCCGTCGACCTTCTCAAGCTGCTTTTCCAATAGCTCTTGTTCCAATGTTATTCTCCTTGTGTTTGAGAGGTCTTGGCGGCTCGTGGTATTCGAGACGCGAAACAGGTCTGGCTCCATGACCGGGTTACGGACACTCCGCTGGCTTTAGGTCCCTCAGGTCCAAAAGTCCCATCGAGTGGAGCGAGAGCGAGTCAGGTTCCCCAGATGGGGACGGTCGGCAAGATTGCCGAGACGACGAGACGCGCTATGCGCCCATCGAAAAGGCGCCAGCGCTTGGTTGCAGTTGTGTGTTGCGCATGGCTGCTACTCGTAAGAGTATGAGCTAAGACGAGCGACTCTGAAGAAAGTTCTGTCGAAAGGCCTAGTTTTGTGAGTGTGGAAGTGTGGATGTAGGGAAGGGTGGAGGGGACGGAGCGCAGGCATCCCCCTCCTCTTGTTGCGACGAAGGAGCAAGAGGAGGAGGGGGATGGGGGTGGAGGTTCCGAGGCACCGGGCAAGGGCGGAAGTGAGGACAAAAAGGGATGAGGAGATCAGGAGACGACTAGATCAGAAGGCTCAAGCAGGGTCCTGTCATTCCGAACGTAGTGAGGAATCTACTTGGAGCGGTACACGACCTCGAACACAGAGCCTCCAATCACGGGGCGGATTACAGTCAGATTCCTCACTGCGTTCGGAATGACAAACTCATCCACGGCTCCAGGCTGATCGAGCAGGCGAGGAGTGCAAGGTGCTGCTACGGCCCCACCGACTTCGCGGCCTCCTTCTTCAGGCCCTTGGTGTGGCTATCCAGAAAGCAGACCATGTTGACCAACTCCCCGTGCCTGGGGGGATCGGGCAGGCTGGCAAACGGGTCGCTTGCGTTTCGGGCCAGATTGATCGAATCGTAGAGCATCGGCCTGTTCTGGGTGGCCTCCCAATCCAGAACGCCCGTCTTAAAGCCCGACAAGCGGCTGTTGAAGCTGTAGCCGTAAAGGTCTTTGCGGTCGGCGTACTTGGCCGTAACTTCGCCGCAGCGCTCGCCGCCATAGTTTTTGTGATAGTCCCGGATGGCATCCATCCAAATGTCGCGCGGGGGTAACCGGTCATCCCAATCTGCGGCGTACATCAGGTTCGCGAGTCCAAGCTGCTTCAGGTTGGAGATGCAGGAGATGCGATTGTGGCTATGTGGCCGCGCGGACAAGTAGGCGAGGAGGATGAAGGCGACAAATCCCAAGCAAATCAATCCCACGAACGCCTCGAACAGTCTTCTTCCCAAGCCGGCCGCTTCCGTGAAGATCCTCATGGTTTGAACTCCTTGGCCTTTTCCTTGGAGAGCGCGATTGCGTGTGCATCGGCAAAGGCAACGACGTTTTTGGGGAGTTCTTTAGTGCCGTGCCTGCCGGGATCGGGCAGGCTGTTGAACGGGTCGCTGGCGTTGCGGGCAAGGTTGTTTGAGTCGTAGAGCATGGGCCGGGCTTCAGGATCGGTGATCTTGTTGGTGTCTATCTGGTGTAGCCGCGAGTTGAAGGAAAAGCCGTACAGGCTCGGGTTCTCTTCGTTCTCCTTGGCGACCACCGTGCAGTGGTTCGAGGGCTCGTTTTTGACGTAGGGGGCCAGTTGGTCCATCCAACTGTCACGGTCCATGAGGCGGTCGTCAAAGTCCTTCTCATACAACATCNNNNNNNNNNNNNNNNNNNNNNNNNNNNNGCCGAGGACGAGCTGTTTGAGGTTGCTCGTGCACTGCCCTCTTGAGAAGTAGGGGCTTGGGAACCACCAAGGCACCCATAGCGACAGGACAAACACAGCGCAGAACGCCAATGCGATCCAGGCGAGCCACGGATTTTTGGTCACTGCTGCCCCCCAGGCAAGGTGTCGTCTTCGCCTGCTCGATGCCACCACCCCTTCTGGGATGGAGGCTTTGTTGCGGGACCTGCTCTATTGGGAGCCTCCATCCCGATCGTCGGGGCGGAGGCATCCATGCCGGTCTCTATCTGAAACAGAGAGGCAAATCTGGATTTGCCGAAGGTCGGCAGGCCCATAGCTGTATCATACGGCAAATGGAGGCTCCTCCGGTCATAGCACCCCCCGGTCCGGCTGCACGCCGCAAGCGACGGCGCAGGCT
This genomic stretch from Armatimonadota bacterium harbors:
- a CDS encoding prepilin-type N-terminal cleavage/methylation domain-containing protein translates to MTSSNLSRKRAFTLIELLVVIAIIAILAAILFPVFAQAKAAAKKTLSLSNLKQTQLGTLMYLADYDDYYPLAFAPGSPGPPAGAYNWNFFVPVPDSIMPNTEPDWKLNGVRTFVFNTIQPYIKNINLYRCPGGVQRTTSATYAPSTGLPEGLESITYTYNGLLNGYSSTAITTPADLTVFWHGHGKRTLYGLGYASPWLNCNDGNQPCRYIPSKSGCDFNINGETGGYTTRTGAGTGHKTGVNIFAGGIILAYADGHAKFKRLSTGTQDTTMRTDPRKEPWARYDVFMSPRGRYWDQYFCHPYFFRPDFDFSTPEAATYVGGGADPL
- a CDS encoding redoxin domain-containing protein, translating into MPISVGSQAPDFTLKTKTAEGFVDVTLSSNYSKKNTLLLFVPGAFTGPCTDELCGIASGQFLKTDDSTQVYGISVDGPLSQEAWAKASGITTTLLSDFGKKVIHDYGVVLPDFLGTNGEAAARAAFVVDKAGIVRYAEQTVTPRDMPNWDAIRECLSSL